In the Clostridium sporogenes genome, one interval contains:
- a CDS encoding DEAD/DEAH box helicase, producing the protein MENRNFENLNLNEDVLKAIQHMGFETPSAIQEKSIPVVLEGADVIAQAQTGTGKTLAFGAPVISSLCDKDKKRGVKALILTPTRELALQIKEELKRLSKYSKTKVLPVYGGESIERQIKDIKNGVDIVVGTPGRILDHINRRTLKLGGIDFLVLDEADEMLNMGFIEDIETIMASTPEEKQTMLFSATMPEPIKNLALNYMKDDVEHIAILKKSLTVDKIAQNYFAVKNKDKLEALCRIIDLEEPESAIIFCRTKKGVDELVEAMQSKGYNVEGMHGDMSQNQRINTLKKFKKATLNFLVATDVAARGIDVENISHVINYDIPQDAESYVHRIGRTGRADKEGTAYSLVTPREISSIRQIEKITKSKIKKKELPSLEDILEKKYDNLLNDITSKIGENKYEKFMPMVKTLEQNFDLSEVSAALMEMLFSKDMSFEYTNDKLEADVPVRLFLSVGRKDSINVKSLLTFIQDTASVKKHEIGDIDILDKFTFMDISSNTAEKIINKCSGKKLNRRKVNIEIAKSKK; encoded by the coding sequence ATGGAAAATAGAAACTTTGAAAATTTAAATTTAAACGAAGATGTACTAAAAGCTATACAACATATGGGATTTGAAACTCCATCTGCAATACAAGAAAAATCAATTCCAGTAGTATTAGAAGGAGCAGATGTTATAGCTCAAGCACAAACAGGAACAGGTAAAACTTTAGCTTTTGGAGCTCCTGTGATAAGTAGTTTATGCGATAAGGATAAGAAAAGAGGCGTAAAAGCTTTAATATTAACACCTACAAGAGAATTAGCACTTCAGATAAAAGAGGAGTTAAAAAGATTATCTAAATATAGCAAAACAAAAGTACTTCCTGTTTATGGAGGAGAGTCTATAGAAAGACAAATAAAAGATATTAAAAATGGAGTAGATATAGTAGTTGGTACTCCAGGAAGAATTTTAGACCATATTAATAGAAGAACTTTAAAACTTGGAGGTATAGATTTCCTAGTTTTAGATGAAGCAGATGAAATGCTTAATATGGGATTTATAGAAGATATAGAAACTATAATGGCAAGTACTCCTGAAGAAAAACAAACTATGCTTTTTTCAGCTACTATGCCAGAACCAATTAAAAATTTAGCTTTAAACTACATGAAAGACGATGTAGAGCATATAGCTATTTTAAAGAAATCTTTAACAGTAGATAAAATAGCACAAAACTATTTTGCAGTAAAGAATAAAGATAAGCTAGAAGCTTTATGCAGAATAATAGATTTAGAGGAACCTGAAAGTGCTATAATATTTTGTAGAACTAAAAAAGGTGTTGATGAATTAGTTGAAGCTATGCAATCAAAGGGATATAATGTAGAAGGTATGCATGGAGACATGAGCCAAAATCAAAGAATAAATACTTTGAAGAAGTTTAAGAAAGCTACATTAAATTTTTTAGTTGCAACAGATGTAGCAGCAAGAGGAATAGATGTAGAAAATATATCTCATGTTATAAATTATGATATACCTCAAGATGCGGAATCCTATGTTCATAGAATAGGAAGAACAGGAAGAGCTGACAAAGAAGGAACAGCTTATTCTTTAGTTACCCCTAGAGAAATATCTTCTATTAGACAAATAGAAAAAATAACTAAGAGTAAAATTAAGAAAAAAGAATTACCTAGCCTAGAGGATATATTAGAAAAAAAATATGATAATTTATTAAATGATATAACTTCTAAAATAGGAGAAAATAAATACGAAAAGTTTATGCCAATGGTAAAAACTTTAGAACAAAATTTTGATTTATCTGAAGTATCAGCGGCTTTGATGGAGATGCTATTTAGTAAAGACATGAGCTTTGAATATACAAATGATAAATTAGAGGCAGATGTGCCAGTAAGATTATTTTTGAGTGTAGGAAGAAAAGATAGCATAAATGTAAAAAGCTTATTGACATTTATACAAGATACAGCCTCTGTTAAAAAGCATGAAATTGGAGATATAGATATATTAGATAAATTTACTTTTATGGATATATCATCAAATACAGCAGAGAAAATAATAAATAAATGTTCAGGAAAAAAATTAAATAGAAGAAAAGTTAATATCGAAATAGCTAAAAGTAAAAAATAA
- a CDS encoding universal stress protein, with amino-acid sequence MEKLKVLVPVDSSERSNYSLNLLKDMFNEKQVEVTLINVKEIQVNNIFLIQQQIKKLKNKSEKVMKEAKEKIKNLGYEYNMYSCFGVPADKIVEKAEKDNFDMIVMAKSNKRGLEKIKGSVTTKVVKSSEVPVIVV; translated from the coding sequence ATGGAAAAATTAAAAGTTTTAGTTCCAGTGGATTCATCTGAAAGAAGTAATTATTCTTTAAATTTACTAAAGGATATGTTTAATGAAAAACAGGTGGAAGTTACTTTAATAAATGTTAAAGAAATACAAGTAAATAATATATTCTTAATTCAACAACAAATAAAAAAACTTAAAAATAAAAGTGAAAAAGTTATGAAAGAAGCTAAAGAAAAGATTAAAAATCTTGGATATGAATATAATATGTATTCTTGTTTTGGAGTACCAGCAGACAAAATAGTAGAAAAGGCAGAAAAAGACAATTTCGATATGATAGTTATGGCTAAATCTAATAAAAGAGGTTTAGAAAAAATAAAAGGCTCTGTAACTACTAAAGTAGTTAAAAGTTCAGAAGTTCCAGTAATTGTTGTTTAA
- a CDS encoding conjugal transfer protein TraX, with amino-acid sequence MKEKGFTGFQLKIIGLILMIFDHIHEMFGFTNNIPVAFNWVGRIVAPIFIFMTVEGFAHTRNRKKYAARLYIGSVLMSLGNFFIPRYFQRTDSFGLMNNIFATLFIIVIYLSIIEYLRKAMKEKNTLRIFKGIVLFILPIAIGAIILMNIEVPGMIYAFFIIPTPLLVEGGPVFILLGIIMYLFRDKKKVFIIIYSILSILIMLIGGNISIQGLLFKNYQWMMIFAAPLFYLYNGKKGKGMKYLFYVFYPAHIYIFYIISVYMMKK; translated from the coding sequence ATGAAAGAAAAAGGATTTACAGGATTTCAGCTAAAAATAATAGGATTAATTTTGATGATATTTGATCATATTCACGAAATGTTTGGATTTACAAATAATATACCTGTAGCATTTAATTGGGTAGGAAGAATAGTAGCACCAATATTTATATTTATGACAGTTGAGGGATTTGCTCATACAAGAAATAGAAAGAAATATGCTGCAAGGCTTTATATAGGATCAGTATTAATGAGTTTAGGAAATTTTTTCATACCAAGATATTTCCAAAGAACAGATTCTTTTGGATTAATGAATAATATATTTGCTACACTTTTTATAATTGTTATATACTTATCTATTATAGAATATTTAAGAAAAGCGATGAAAGAAAAAAATACTTTAAGAATTTTTAAAGGAATAGTATTATTTATATTGCCTATAGCTATAGGGGCTATAATTCTTATGAATATTGAAGTACCAGGTATGATTTATGCTTTTTTTATAATTCCTACACCTCTATTGGTAGAAGGTGGACCTGTTTTTATATTGCTTGGAATAATAATGTATTTATTTAGAGATAAAAAGAAAGTGTTTATTATAATATATTCAATTTTGAGTATTCTTATTATGTTAATAGGAGGAAATATCTCTATACAAGGACTTTTATTTAAAAATTATCAATGGATGATGATTTTTGCAGCACCTTTATTCTATTTATATAATGGGAAAAAGGGAAAGGGCATGAAATATCTATTTTATGTATTTTATCCAGCACATATATACATTTTTTATATAATTTCTGTTTATATGATGAAAAAATAA
- a CDS encoding zinc-ribbon domain-containing protein, whose translation MADKNITCKDCGKEFVFTEGEQEFYKEKGFENEPQRCPDCRRARKQSRNNRSFR comes from the coding sequence ATGGCAGATAAGAATATTACATGCAAAGATTGCGGAAAAGAATTTGTTTTCACAGAAGGAGAACAAGAATTCTACAAAGAAAAGGGATTCGAAAATGAACCACAAAGATGCCCAGATTGTAGAAGAGCTAGAAAACAATCTAGAAACAACAGATCTTTTAGATAA
- a CDS encoding polysaccharide deacetylase, whose product MNIKFKKLVYLFLFLVFCGTIAFNYKVKAYKKESVGDKKEIYLTFDDGPSDKTTESILDVLKENDVKATFFIVGKYIDGREDILKRIVKEGHSLGLHTYSHDYEKIYSNNKIFIDEMLKCQDEIYKVTGIKTNIIRFPGGSVKRLNNDFKKELEDKGFKIYDWNMALTDGINPKAPVSKFYKEGTKGKKPLSKIILLMHCDYLNKNTCKALPNIINYYKNEGYEFKTIDKNTPEFIFPYKK is encoded by the coding sequence ATGAATATTAAATTTAAAAAGCTTGTTTATTTATTTTTATTTTTAGTTTTTTGCGGTACTATTGCATTTAATTATAAAGTTAAAGCTTATAAGAAAGAAAGTGTAGGTGATAAAAAAGAAATTTATTTAACTTTTGATGATGGTCCTAGTGATAAAACTACAGAAAGTATACTTGATGTTTTAAAGGAGAATGATGTAAAAGCTACTTTTTTTATAGTAGGAAAATATATTGACGGTAGAGAGGACATTCTTAAAAGAATAGTTAAAGAAGGACATAGCCTAGGTTTACACACTTATAGTCATGACTATGAAAAAATATATAGTAATAATAAAATTTTTATAGATGAAATGTTAAAATGTCAGGATGAAATCTATAAAGTTACAGGAATTAAAACTAATATAATTAGATTCCCTGGAGGAAGTGTAAAAAGATTAAATAATGATTTTAAAAAGGAATTAGAAGATAAAGGTTTTAAAATATATGATTGGAATATGGCTTTAACAGATGGCATAAATCCTAAAGCACCTGTAAGTAAATTTTATAAAGAAGGAACTAAAGGAAAAAAGCCACTATCTAAAATTATATTGCTTATGCATTGTGATTATTTAAATAAAAATACTTGCAAAGCTTTGCCAAATATAATTAATTATTATAAAAATGAAGGTTATGAATTTAAAACAATCGATAAGAATACTCCAGAATTCATATTTCCTTATAAAAAATAA
- the glsA gene encoding glutaminase A, whose amino-acid sequence MNRLLKTIIENNRKWIDEGMVASYIPELSKMNKNLLGISVCTLGGEEYWEGDAEVKFTIQSISKIVTLMLAIIDNGEEYVFSRVGMEPTETAFNSIVNLEVKKSQKPINPMINAGAIVVASMVDGKDSDEKFERILKFTRKISGNNNIDISLNVYESEKETGHRNRALAYFMKSTGALEGDVEEILDVYFKQCSIEITCKDLARIGVMLANDGVSPYTGDRIVPRYVARIVKTIMVTCGMYDASGNFAVHIGIPAKSGVGGGILACAPRRMGIGILGTALDEKGNSIAGIKILEELSKQLDLSIF is encoded by the coding sequence ATGAATAGACTACTTAAAACTATTATAGAAAACAATAGAAAGTGGATAGATGAAGGTATGGTAGCTTCATATATTCCTGAACTTTCTAAAATGAATAAAAACTTATTAGGCATTTCTGTATGTACTTTAGGAGGAGAGGAATATTGGGAAGGAGACGCTGAGGTTAAATTTACAATTCAAAGTATATCAAAAATAGTCACTTTAATGTTGGCTATAATAGATAACGGAGAGGAGTATGTATTTTCAAGGGTAGGAATGGAACCTACAGAAACTGCTTTTAATTCTATAGTGAATTTAGAAGTAAAAAAATCTCAAAAACCTATAAATCCAATGATAAATGCTGGTGCTATAGTTGTAGCTTCTATGGTAGATGGAAAAGATTCTGATGAAAAGTTTGAAAGAATTTTGAAATTTACTAGAAAAATAAGTGGTAATAATAATATTGATATAAGTTTAAATGTGTATGAATCTGAAAAAGAAACAGGGCATAGAAATAGAGCACTTGCTTATTTTATGAAAAGTACAGGAGCTCTTGAGGGAGATGTAGAAGAAATTTTAGATGTATATTTTAAACAATGCTCCATAGAAATTACTTGCAAAGATTTAGCCAGAATAGGAGTGATGCTGGCTAATGATGGAGTATCTCCGTATACTGGAGATAGGATAGTTCCAAGATATGTAGCTAGAATTGTAAAAACCATAATGGTAACCTGTGGAATGTATGACGCATCAGGAAACTTTGCTGTGCATATTGGAATACCTGCCAAAAGTGGCGTTGGTGGTGGGATACTTGCTTGTGCTCCAAGAAGAATGGGTATAGGCATTTTAGGTACAGCTTTAGATGAAAAAGGCAATAGCATAGCTGGGATTAAGATATTAGAAGAACTTTCAAAACAATTAGATTTAAGTATCTTTTAA
- a CDS encoding YtxH domain-containing protein, whose product MKKTKNNISKVIGATVAIAGSIFIVKKLNNKCKQNNCEEIESNKAFKNKIHNLKSEGNNLKNKMKDKGKDIKENLRDKSEKIGEKLNVTNEDINNIYEGNEDENKETSDESLETSENSYEGLYDNIKKYDFYENIKEKNENN is encoded by the coding sequence ATGAAAAAAACTAAGAACAATATAAGTAAAGTTATAGGCGCTACTGTGGCTATAGCAGGTTCCATATTTATAGTAAAAAAACTTAATAACAAATGTAAACAAAATAATTGCGAAGAAATAGAATCTAACAAAGCTTTTAAAAACAAAATTCACAATTTAAAAAGTGAAGGAAACAACCTAAAAAATAAAATGAAGGACAAAGGAAAGGATATTAAAGAAAACCTAAGGGATAAATCTGAAAAAATAGGTGAAAAACTAAATGTAACCAATGAAGATATAAATAATATATATGAAGGAAATGAAGATGAAAACAAAGAAACTTCTGATGAAAGTCTAGAAACTTCTGAAAACTCTTATGAAGGTTTGTATGATAATATTAAAAAATATGATTTTTATGAAAATATAAAAGAAAAAAATGAGAATAATTAA
- a CDS encoding methyl-accepting chemotaxis protein translates to MNIKNIVQKSIFAKMMFYILTTVFVVFLVSGIFLELKTKDIVTKMNYEHLLTEAKAAANQNNEFFKKSEILVRQMATNQDIIKLMKGVKTRDKVRNYPDYNDVIKSLQEIKKTDKNLALVWIGLQDASYLVTQDQWDSQTSWVINEKPWYKEALKLKQGEVLYTEPYVDSVTGKMVISVVQVVYDENGTSLGVVAIDVLLDELPNIMKKYKIGESGFAFLISKKGELVYHPVKEMILKNNMTKEKGGMGEIGRSMVAQKQGTGVYSYNGTDKYVGYYPIEANGWSVAAVVDQGEFTEETSVVRKLLIISYVLGAIIIAVLIFLIGKAIVKPIKKLEKYGDKMADLDFTEDISEDLVKRKDEIGLLAKAFENVSVNLKDFAKKTLESAEQVAASSEELTSTSQQTAEAANEITKTIEEMANSAEDQARQTESGAMSINGLGESIAKNQEMMANLNKAIGKVDILKNQGVTTLKELVEKTMDSEKISKEVYKVIMDSNKSAEKIENASEMIKSIASQTNLLALNAAIEAARAGESGKGFAVVADEIRKLAEQSDAFTDEISLVINELAIQTERAVQSMEVVSNNTQEQTKSVENTNEKFEGISGAIDEMQKVVKVLNESGEDMQNKKNEIITVIDNLSDISQENAAGTEETVAAVEEQTASISELANASESLAKLAEDMQVSISKFKY, encoded by the coding sequence ATGAATATTAAAAATATTGTCCAAAAAAGTATTTTTGCTAAGATGATGTTTTATATTCTTACAACAGTATTTGTTGTATTTTTAGTTTCTGGTATTTTTTTAGAACTTAAGACTAAAGATATTGTAACTAAAATGAATTACGAACATCTTTTGACAGAAGCTAAGGCAGCTGCAAATCAAAATAATGAATTCTTTAAGAAAAGTGAAATTTTAGTAAGGCAAATGGCCACAAATCAAGATATTATAAAATTAATGAAAGGCGTAAAAACTAGAGATAAAGTTAGAAATTATCCAGATTATAATGATGTAATAAAATCTTTACAAGAAATAAAAAAAACAGATAAAAATCTTGCTTTGGTATGGATTGGGTTACAGGATGCCAGTTATTTAGTTACACAAGATCAATGGGATTCTCAAACCAGCTGGGTTATTAATGAAAAACCTTGGTATAAGGAAGCGCTAAAATTAAAGCAAGGAGAAGTACTTTATACGGAACCTTATGTAGATTCTGTAACAGGAAAGATGGTAATTAGTGTTGTACAAGTAGTATATGATGAAAATGGAACTAGTTTAGGAGTAGTAGCTATTGATGTACTCCTAGATGAATTACCTAATATTATGAAAAAATATAAAATAGGTGAAAGTGGATTTGCATTTTTAATAAGCAAAAAAGGTGAGTTAGTTTATCATCCTGTAAAAGAGATGATCTTAAAAAATAATATGACAAAAGAAAAAGGTGGCATGGGTGAAATTGGAAGGAGTATGGTTGCGCAAAAACAAGGCACAGGAGTATATTCTTATAATGGTACAGATAAATATGTAGGATATTACCCTATAGAAGCTAATGGATGGTCTGTAGCAGCTGTAGTAGATCAAGGAGAATTCACTGAAGAGACTTCTGTGGTGAGAAAACTTCTTATTATATCCTATGTATTAGGAGCAATTATTATTGCTGTATTAATTTTTTTAATAGGAAAAGCTATAGTAAAACCTATTAAAAAGCTTGAAAAATATGGAGATAAAATGGCAGACTTAGATTTTACAGAAGATATATCAGAGGATTTAGTGAAAAGAAAAGATGAAATAGGATTATTAGCAAAGGCTTTTGAAAATGTTTCTGTAAATTTAAAAGATTTTGCTAAAAAAACTTTAGAAAGTGCAGAGCAAGTAGCTGCTTCATCAGAAGAACTTACATCTACTAGTCAACAAACTGCAGAAGCAGCAAATGAGATTACTAAAACTATAGAGGAAATGGCTAATTCAGCAGAGGATCAAGCAAGACAAACAGAAAGTGGTGCTATGAGTATTAATGGTCTTGGAGAATCAATTGCTAAAAACCAAGAGATGATGGCTAATTTAAATAAGGCTATAGGAAAAGTAGACATTTTAAAAAATCAAGGAGTAACTACTTTAAAAGAATTAGTAGAAAAAACTATGGATAGTGAGAAAATATCAAAAGAAGTATATAAAGTAATTATGGATAGTAATAAAAGCGCAGAAAAGATTGAAAATGCTAGTGAAATGATAAAAAGTATTGCATCTCAAACTAATCTCTTAGCTTTAAATGCCGCTATTGAAGCAGCAAGGGCAGGAGAATCAGGTAAAGGATTTGCAGTAGTGGCAGATGAAATAAGGAAATTAGCAGAACAATCTGATGCTTTTACTGATGAAATTTCTTTGGTAATTAATGAATTAGCGATTCAGACAGAAAGGGCAGTCCAAAGTATGGAAGTAGTAAGTAACAATACACAAGAACAAACTAAGAGTGTAGAAAATACAAATGAAAAATTTGAAGGGATTTCTGGAGCTATTGATGAAATGCAGAAAGTAGTAAAAGTTTTAAATGAGTCAGGAGAGGATATGCAAAATAAGAAGAATGAAATCATTACAGTAATTGATAATTTATCTGATATTTCCCAGGAAAATGCTGCAGGAACAGAGGAAACAGTAGCGGCAGTAGAAGAACAAACTGCTTCTATTTCAGAATTGGCTAATGCAAGTGAATCTTTGGCTAAATTAGCAGAAGATATGCAGGTAAGTATATCTAAGTTTAAGTATTAA
- a CDS encoding methyl-accepting chemotaxis protein: MKLRKKLILSFSIILFLFSVIMFSTVYATVNNMANKSFLKNIKDNVNLGYSYLDSKYPGNWNIKDDKLYKGEELINNNFYIVDNIKEQTGSLATIFMKDIRIATNVISSDGKRAIGTKASKEVLEKVLDKGEEFQGTANVAGKEVLTYYKPIKDSNSKIIGMWFMGVEKETIKKEVWRILSYILFIILIILVIGIILFNFIGNNIVKNIYSFNKYLENMSEGDFNKKLNIKYLKLKDELGDMFNNLENMQISIRGILKEVMVNSKDSIKSNEDAFVLIDKLSSNVEQVTSTTEEISASMEETAASAEEINATANEIEKSVNLIANKIGETFIKSEEISNKANKLKTDAENSRKEAFDLYKNNEKELSEAIERSKSVEKINILSDAILKITEQTNLLALNAAIEAARAGEAGKGFSVVAEEIRKLAEQSNNTASEIQEITKIVVNAVENLANNSNKILKFIDGKVVKGYENLVTIGEMYSSDAEYYKEVSEDISTTTRELLVSMKNIIESINSVTIAANEVADGTSNIAKSTNNILEQSNNVKCKSEESMSNSEKLLNSISKFKM, from the coding sequence ATGAAACTTAGAAAAAAACTTATATTATCTTTCTCAATAATACTTTTTTTATTTTCTGTTATTATGTTTTCAACAGTGTATGCTACGGTTAATAATATGGCAAATAAAAGTTTTTTAAAAAATATAAAAGATAATGTTAATTTAGGATACTCTTATTTAGATTCAAAATATCCTGGTAACTGGAATATAAAAGATGACAAACTTTATAAAGGAGAAGAATTAATAAATAATAATTTTTATATAGTGGATAATATAAAAGAACAAACAGGAAGTTTAGCAACTATATTTATGAAAGATATTAGAATAGCTACAAATGTAATAAGTAGTGATGGGAAAAGAGCTATAGGAACTAAGGCTTCAAAAGAAGTATTAGAAAAAGTTTTAGATAAAGGTGAAGAATTTCAGGGAACTGCAAATGTAGCAGGAAAAGAAGTTTTAACCTATTATAAACCTATAAAAGATTCCAATTCTAAAATTATAGGTATGTGGTTTATGGGGGTAGAGAAGGAAACTATTAAAAAAGAAGTTTGGAGAATATTAAGCTATATTCTTTTTATTATATTAATTATACTAGTCATAGGAATAATATTATTTAATTTTATAGGCAATAACATAGTTAAGAATATATATTCCTTTAATAAATACCTTGAAAATATGTCTGAAGGAGATTTTAATAAGAAATTAAATATTAAATATTTAAAATTAAAAGATGAATTGGGAGACATGTTTAATAATTTAGAAAATATGCAAATATCTATAAGAGGTATATTAAAGGAAGTAATGGTTAATTCCAAGGATTCTATAAAATCCAATGAAGATGCTTTTGTGCTTATAGATAAACTATCTTCAAATGTAGAACAAGTTACATCAACTACAGAAGAAATATCTGCATCTATGGAGGAAACTGCAGCTTCGGCGGAAGAGATAAATGCTACAGCAAATGAAATAGAAAAGTCTGTAAATTTAATAGCTAATAAAATAGGAGAAACTTTTATAAAATCTGAAGAGATAAGCAATAAAGCCAATAAATTAAAAACAGATGCTGAAAATTCTAGAAAAGAAGCCTTTGATTTATATAAAAATAATGAAAAAGAATTAAGTGAGGCTATAGAAAGATCAAAGTCAGTAGAAAAAATTAATATATTGTCAGATGCTATACTAAAAATAACAGAACAAACTAATCTTTTGGCTTTAAATGCTGCCATTGAGGCTGCTAGAGCAGGGGAGGCAGGAAAAGGTTTTTCAGTAGTTGCAGAAGAAATAAGAAAATTAGCAGAACAATCCAATAATACAGCTAGTGAAATTCAAGAGATTACGAAAATTGTAGTTAATGCAGTGGAAAATTTAGCGAATAATTCTAATAAAATATTAAAATTTATAGATGGAAAAGTAGTAAAAGGCTATGAGAATTTAGTTACTATAGGTGAAATGTATAGCAGTGATGCAGAATACTATAAAGAGGTATCTGAAGATATAAGCACTACTACTAGAGAACTATTAGTTTCTATGAAAAATATTATAGAATCTATAAATAGTGTAACTATAGCTGCCAACGAAGTGGCAGATGGCACAAGTAATATAGCTAAAAGTACAAATAATATATTGGAACAAAGCAACAATGTAAAATGTAAATCAGAAGAATCTATGTCAAATTCCGAAAAATTATTAAACTCAATTTCTAAATTTAAAATGTAA
- a CDS encoding 4Fe-4S binding protein has translation MKSYFLNFSKRYSYIILIFFIIAGMFNAKVALTAIFCMIAPIFLAFLGKGRFWCGNICPRGSFFDNVLINFSRKNKIPNFLKSKFFRISVIAFMFYMFGNGIYKNWGNTTGIGLIFYRMIVITTFIGIILSFLYNNRTWCNFCPMGTIASIISFFKKDRKKLIVSSNCVYCKLCKTACPMGIVPYEYKGNPIEHPDCIQCGKCIKSCPKNAIS, from the coding sequence ATGAAATCCTATTTTCTAAACTTTTCTAAAAGATATAGTTATATTATTCTTATATTTTTTATAATAGCAGGTATGTTTAATGCTAAAGTAGCTTTAACAGCTATTTTTTGTATGATAGCACCTATTTTCTTAGCATTTTTAGGTAAAGGGCGGTTTTGGTGTGGAAATATATGTCCAAGAGGTAGTTTTTTTGACAATGTTCTAATTAATTTTAGTAGAAAAAATAAAATTCCTAACTTTCTTAAATCTAAATTTTTCAGAATATCTGTTATTGCATTTATGTTTTACATGTTTGGAAATGGAATATATAAAAATTGGGGAAACACTACGGGTATAGGTTTGATTTTTTATAGAATGATTGTAATTACAACTTTTATAGGTATTATATTAAGCTTCTTATATAATAATAGAACTTGGTGCAATTTTTGTCCTATGGGAACTATTGCTTCTATAATATCTTTCTTTAAAAAAGATAGGAAAAAATTAATTGTATCTTCAAATTGTGTTTATTGTAAACTATGCAAAACAGCTTGTCCTATGGGGATAGTACCTTATGAGTATAAAGGAAATCCAATTGAGCATCCAGATTGTATCCAATGTGGAAAGTGCATAAAGAGTTGCCCTAAAAATGCTATAAGTTAA
- the pdxS gene encoding pyridoxal 5'-phosphate synthase lyase subunit PdxS: MKSKYDLNNNLSQILKSGVIMDVVNPEQAKIAEESGAVAVMALERVPSDIRKQGGVARTSDPKMIKEIINSVSIPVMAKVRIGHFVEAQILESIGADYIDESEVLTPADDLFHINKKDFKIPFVCGARNLGEALRRIGEGASMIRTKGEAGTGNVVEAVRHMRTISSDIRKLKLMPKEELMTVSKEMGAPFNLVEYVAENGKLPVINFAAGGIATPADAALMMQLGCDGIFVGSGIFKSDNPEKRAKAIVKATTYFNNPDVIAKVSEDLGEAMSGLEINKLETEFAERGW, from the coding sequence ATGAAAAGTAAATATGATTTAAACAACAATTTATCACAAATACTTAAGAGTGGAGTTATAATGGATGTTGTTAATCCTGAGCAAGCTAAAATAGCAGAAGAGTCTGGAGCTGTAGCTGTTATGGCATTAGAAAGAGTTCCATCAGATATTAGAAAACAAGGGGGAGTAGCTAGGACATCTGATCCTAAAATGATAAAAGAAATAATAAATTCAGTTTCAATACCAGTTATGGCAAAGGTTAGAATAGGACATTTTGTAGAAGCTCAAATTTTAGAATCTATAGGTGCAGATTATATAGATGAAAGCGAAGTTTTAACACCAGCTGATGATTTATTTCATATAAATAAAAAAGATTTTAAAATTCCTTTTGTTTGTGGAGCAAGAAATTTGGGAGAGGCTTTAAGAAGAATAGGAGAAGGTGCTTCTATGATAAGGACTAAAGGAGAAGCTGGTACGGGTAATGTAGTAGAAGCAGTAAGACATATGAGAACTATAAGCTCTGATATAAGAAAACTTAAACTTATGCCAAAGGAAGAATTAATGACAGTATCTAAAGAAATGGGAGCACCATTTAATTTAGTAGAATATGTAGCGGAAAATGGAAAACTTCCAGTAATAAATTTTGCAGCAGGTGGTATAGCAACACCAGCAGATGCTGCTTTAATGATGCAATTAGGATGTGATGGAATATTTGTGGGATCTGGAATATTTAAATCAGATAATCCAGAAAAAAGAGCAAAAGCTATAGTTAAAGCAACAACTTATTTTAATAATCCAGATGTAATAGCTAAGGTCTCAGAGGATTTAGGAGAAGCAATGTCAGGTTTAGAAATTAATAAACTAGAAACAGAATTTGCTGAAAGAGGTTGGTAA